The DNA window TTGTTGCGATCAACCAGCAGCGTCTGCCGGTTGGTCGCTTTTCCGTTTTCGTCGAGGTCGAACTGGTAAAGGTAGTTGTTGGCCGTGCACCACAGCTTGCCGTCCCGGATCGCCAGCCCCATGACTGGTTCGTCAAATCCTTCGGCGACCATCACACGGCGATAGCTCTTACCATCCGCCTGCGGCTCCAGCCGGACGATGGGGTTGGTAAACGGCTTGATCGGCGATCCGCCGGCGCCGTAGCGGTACGTGTGGCTTTCGCTGACATAGATGTTGCCCTCGTCGTCGACGACCATGGTGATTGGGTTGATGACTTGCGGTTCGGCGGCGACTAGTTCAATCTCGAAGCCGTCCGGCAAGATGAATCGCGGTTGCTCCTCGTCCGCGCTGAGTCGCTCGCGGATACTTTTATCCGCGGCGTTCGAGGAGCCAGGTTGACCGCCGCCTCCACCTCCGCCTCCGCCGAATAAGTTCCACGGACTGATGCGTGCGTTCCCCAGCATTCCAACCTTCGCCCAAGGGGTGTCATCGAAGGCGGTTTGATCCCATTGGTCAGCTGCTTGGAGCGATGCCTTCATATTGCGATCGCTGCCCACGACAAGCGTTTTCTTGTCAGTCGTTTGCACTTCAAGCCAAGTCAGCAGACCTGCTTGGCCGCCCCCGTTACTGGCTGCGACGGCCAGCACGTTCTTCCCCGCCCGCAATATTTTCGCCACTTCGTACGATTCGACCGAAGCCCACGCACCGTCCTCGCCGACTTTCTGACCATTGATATAGACGACGTAACGGTCGTCGGCGGTGATGTGCAAGCTGGCCGTGGCCGCATTGGCTGTTAGCTCGAAAGTCCGTCGAAAATATCGCGGCTCCTTGGTTGAATCTCCTTGTGCCGCGAGCGGATCGTCCCAGATCCAGCCGATGCTCGGCGGCGGATCGGCCTGAACGCTCGAGGTTTGCACAATCCAAGTCGCGAACAAGAAGAAGACCCATGGGTTCGGACGGGTCAGGTAGTTTTGCATGATGGTTTTCCGCCGCGGAGTGGTTGTTCGTGAAGGGCTCCGTCGCCCGCTACTTCATGGAGTGGTGAGAGGTTGGATGAACACCTTCTTGATCCAAAACGGCGTGCCGTGATGCTGGAAACCAATCGGCCCTTGAGTGCGTTTTCCCCATTCTTTGGCAAATCTGTCGATCGTTTTTTCCTGGTTAGTAAACACGCTGATGACGCCGTTCTCCACGCGAATCTCTAGCCGGTTCCACTCGCCTGCTGGGCGTGCCGCGCGTTTCAGGGGCGGTTTGTCCGGGTAGAGTCCGCCCGTCGTGCCGTTCCAAATGGTGCGCGGCGGCCCGTCGGCGTTATTCAACTCGACTTGCGTCGCTCCGCCACGTAGAAAGACGCCGCTGTTTCCTTTGTCGCCTGCTTTCCAATCGACGAAGAGGATGAAATTGTCAAACTCGTCGACCGTCATCAGACTGGAGCCTTGACCGTCGTACGCCAGTACGCCGTCCTGCACCGAATAGTGCTCGGATGCATCGCCACGCGACTTCCAGCCCTTGAGATCACGTCCGTTAAACAGCGCGCGAAAGCCTTTCGGCGGGACATTTTCCGCCTCGGAAAGAGCCGTATCGTTGACCTGTGCGGATGAAAAATCTGCTGGGACCATCAGGATTGCGAGCGTCACGCAAAAAATAGCACGGCGATACATAGGACGAAGCTCCAAGTTGGGATTCAAAGGTTGATGCGAGCGCCAACGCCGTCAGCCAATCGCCGCCAGGCCGCGTTCGGCGGCGTCGCGAATGTGCTGCTCGTTGTCGCCCAATCGCGCTTTCTGCAAATGTTCGTAGACGCGCTTCGCGTCGTTCGGCTTGCCTCCGGCGGCCAATTTCTCCGCCAGCACCAGGCAGGATTTCGTGAGTTGGGTGCGTTCCCAGCCCTGAGCCGCATCGGCCGCCTTCAGCAGCGGTTCGGCAGAGTCGGGTTGGCCAAGGCTGGCCAGTCCCAACGAAGCGGCGATGCGCACTTCGCGGTCCTTGTCTTGGAGCGCCTCTTGAAACGTGTCGGCCGATGCAGGTTCGGTCAGCGCAGCTAGCGCGTCGATCAGGTTCAATCGCGATTTGCCTTCTGCCTGACCCACGGCGTCGCGAATTTGCGCCGCGGCCCGCTCGCCGCCGATCGCCGCCAGCGCCGTGGCGGCGTCGTCGCTTATGTCGGGATCGAGCAGCACCTCGCCCAGCGCGGAACAGGACTCTTCGCGACCGGCCCATTGCAGCTCCTGACAAAGGTAGGAGCGGTTATACGGATGCAGATTCATGTTTTGCAATTGCGACGCCATTGCTTCGCAGAACTCCTTGCGGAGCGGCTCGTCCCGCGTGATCAACGTATGGTTGACGACGCAGTGCAATGCGTAATGCGGCTTGGCGTTTTCCTGGGCGCCGGGCTCGCCAAGCATTTCGATCAGGCCGAGCAGATTTTGCCGGCCGCCTTTGGCGATTACCTCCACGGCCTTTTCGATCTTTTCCTGATCGATGTTGTCGGTGTACATGCCGGCCCCGTTGGGATCGGGCATTTCTTCGACGAGACTCTTCAGTTGTTCGGTCACTGCCATCGGTTGATTCCTTGTGGACCAGGGTGACTGGATGGTTCGAGCAAGCGGATAGTCGGGTGCGACTACAGCCTCCACGGGGCCCGCATCGGCTGGTTGACCAAGCGATTGGCTTCTTCGTCGCCGACGATTTGTTCCGTATCCGGATCGAACTTCAGCGGCCGACCGCAGCGGAACGCTGCATTGGCCAGATGGTAAATCGTGGCGACGCGGTGCGATCTCTCGGCGTGACTGGCGGTCTGTCGCCGCGTCCGGATCGCCTCGGGGAAAAACGGCAGACGCTCTGGTTCGGGCAGTTCGTCCAACTTCTTCCGGTCCGCTTCGCTGAGCATCTTTAGCAGATCGCCTTCGCTCGTATGTTGCTGCTGCAGCCGATCGTAAGGTTTGCCCCACTCGCCGCTTTCCAGCACCAGCGTAAAACCGTCGGCGTACTTTAATTCGCACCAGCCCCACAGACCGCAAGCCTCGGGGTGCGCCGGCGGAGCGTAAGGAATGATCTCGACGGGTGAAGTCAGATCGCGGCCGTATTCATAGGCCATGGCGTGCAGATGATGGTGAGCCATATCGCCCAGACCGCCGCCTTCGTAATCCCAATAGCCACGGTGGCTGCCGCCGTTTCGATGTTTGTTGAAGGGACGCAACGGAGCGGGCCCGCAATACATGTCCCAGTCGAGATTCGCCGGAATGTTGTCGATCTTGTACGCGACTTTGCCGCTCCAGCCTTTGACCTTGAAGCCGCCGCGTTGGATATAGACCGAGTCGCATTGCTTCAGTAGCCCGCTTTCGAAGATCTTGCGGGTCTTGCTGGGATTGTATCCGCCCTTTTTTTCGATCTGAAAAACCCGGCCGTAGCGTTTCTCGGCTTCGGCGACGGCCCGGCCTTCTGAAATGAATCGGCACATCGGCTTTTCGCACACGACGTCTTTGCCGGCTTCCATCGCGGCAATGGAGATCAACGCGTGCCAGCCTGGATGCGTGGCGATCGCGACGACGTCGATGTCATCGCGCTCGAGCAACCGGCGGAAGTCGCTGTAAATCGTTTTGTTGTCGGCGCGGTCCTGGAACTTCACGTCGCACTCGGCCAGCAGGCGAACGCCCGGCCCGAGACACCCGAACGTGCCTTTACCCCTTCCGCCGCAGCCGATCAATGCGCCCCCGAATTCGTCGCTGGGAGGAGTTTTGTTCGGTCCGCCCAGCACATGCGGCGATACGATCATCGGCGCCGTAAGACCGGCCGCCGCGCCGGCGACGAAGGTTCGGCGAGAGACGCTTTGGGGGTGCTTCCGCTGGTTGACCATCATGTTCTCCAAGTTTCAGGCGGCAAGATTGGTGTGCCGAGCGGTCTACGGTGCGTCAGTCGAAAGTCGCTCGGCGTTTGCAACTCGCAGACGAGCCCCGTCAAGAACCTTTTGAGCGTCTTCGAGATTTTTCTTGGCGTTTCGCGCGCGCTCGGAAAGTTCTCGGGCCTCTTCGTATTGGACCTGCGCGTCGTCGGCTTTCGTCTGGGCTTCTTCGAAACGCTGCTTGGCTGCGTCGTAACTTCGCTGAGCGTCTTCGTACTGCTTCTCTGCTTGTTCGAAAAGTTTCTTCGCCGCGGCGGCTTCGCGCAGTTTTGGCTCGGCCTGTCGTTGCAAATTGTTGTCGTCCGGCTTTTCCTTCGCCCGCTTGTCGGCTTCTTCCGCCGCGCGCTGGGCGTCGCCGGATCGTCGGTTCAACTCGCCGAGTTGTTTCTTCACTTCGTCGGCGACTCTTTGGGCGTCGTCTTGCTTTCGTCGAGACTCCTCGGCGCTCTTCCGCGCATCCTCGAATTGTTTTTTGGCGGCTTCCTCTTGTTGCTTGAACTCTCCGGCGCGCGGGGCAAGCTCTTCCACGTCGCGCTGCCTGGCGGTCAGGTCTTCCTCGGATCTGGCGAGCAGTCTCTGGGCGACGGCCAGCACGATTTTGGCCCGGCGATGATCTTCCGCCGGGTCAGGAACAATTTTTAGTTGCGGCGCCGCTCTCTGGATCGCTGCGATTCCGCCGGAGGTGACCTGGGTGTCGCCGACAATCAGACTGGTTAGCTTCGGCAGGCGGTCGAGTCGCCGGATTCCCTCGTCGCTGACCGCCGTACCGTAAAGATTCAGAAACTCGAGTTCCAGCAAGGTCACGATCTGAGCCATGCCCGCGTCGGATATGGAGGTCTGATTCAGATAGAGTCGTCGCAGAGCGGCGAGTTTGCCAACGTGAATCAGTCCCGCGTCGGTGATGGAGGCGCCTTGGAGACGCAGCGTCTCCACGTTTTCCAGCGCACCGACATAACGTAGATGGTCGTCGCTGAGACCGTCCCGAGCGAACTGAAAATCGACCTCCAAGGCATTGCTGTTGGCTGCAATGTAGCGCACTGCGCCGCCCAGTTCTTCGATCCGCTGCACTGCTTCGTCTGCATTCGCCGCCGGTCGATAGGCGGGCGTCTCGGCGATTGCAGGCTGCAGGGCGCCGAAGCAGCAGACGACGAGCAAGAGGGCTTGTCTCACAAATTTTGGAAGCATGTCATTTAGCCAAGGAGTTCTAAAATCGGTTTGGCCGTTTTCTCAACGAGTGGAATAGGGCGTAGACCCGGGGCGAGAAACTCCTGATGGATGTCCATTCCGAGCGCCAGGCAAAGGGTGGCCATGAAGTCCGGCGCGCTGACGGGACGATCGACGATGTCGTTGCCGGGATTCTTCCCGTCCTCGCTGGTCTTTCCGATGACCTGACCCGTGTTCAGGCCGCCGCCGGCGAACACACTGCTCCAGGCGCGGCAGAAGTGCCCCGCACCGTTGCCAGGCGAACGACCAAATTCGCCCATCCACACGACAAGCGTGTCGTCCAACATGCCGCGCTGCTTCAAGTCGCGAATCAGCGTCGCCATGCCTGCGTCCATCCAAGGGGCTCGCGCGGCAATCGGTTTGGCGGCCCCACTGTGATCGTCCCAGCCGCGATGGATCACTTCGACGAAGGAAACTCCCGCCTCCACCAGGCGTCGGGCGAGCAAGCAGGACTGGCCGAACTTGTGTTGACCGTACGCTTCGCGCAGTTTCTCCGGCTCTTCGTCCAGTCGAAAGGCGCGCGATCGTTTGGAGTGCATCAGCCGAACCGCGCGATTAAAGGCCGATTGTTTGGCGCCGACGGCTGGCAAGGCGTAACGCTCGGCGAACCGCTGCTCTCCGCCGGCCAACAATTCCAGTCGCGCATCGATATCGTCGCCGCTGGGCGTCAAGTTCTCTAAACCTTCGCTCGGATCGAGGACGGCCAACGGCGCGTGGGTGGGGCCCAGGTACGCGGGAACGCTGCGATAGAGTCGTCCGCCGTCGGCGCGGTCGAACCCGGCGTCGACAGTGACAAACGCCGGCATATCGTCGTCCGGCAGGCCGATCTGCGACGAGGCAATACTGCCGATGGACGGGTGCTCAAAAGCCGTCGTGCGCTTGTAGCCCGTGTGCAGGAAGTACTTGGCGTCATAATGTCCGTTAATCTCGGTGGACATCGACCGCACGATCGCCAGGTCCTCCATGCTCTGCGCGAGTTGCGGTAATTGTTCGACAATGTGGATGCCCGGCACCGAGGTGGACATCGACTTGAACTCGCCCTTCGGTTTGGGATCGAACGTATGCTGTTGGCTGGGGCCGCCGTCCATCCACAGCAAGATGCACGCTTTGCCGCGAGGGCGCTTGATGGCGGCGCGGGCAAGCGACTCGAACCAGGGAACCGAGGCGCCAGACAGCAAGCCGGCGGCTGAAAGTTTCAACCAGTCGCGGCGTGGAAGAGTTTCCCTCAGGTATCGCATTGCGCCTTCTCCTTGGAATGATCGGAAAAGCATGGCCGCCCCGCGGTATTCGCCAGACCGGCGGGATCGCCCGTTCTTGATTTATCGCACCAGAATAAATTCGCTTCGATTGACCAGCATCCACAGCACGCCGTTATACGCCTTGGTTTTGTCGTCGATTTTGCGGAGGTACTTCATCGCATCCGCCAGTTCGTCGTCATTCGGCCGGCGCGACAAGGTGCTTAAATACAGCCGCTCCACCACCTGTTCGGGCGCGGCGTCAGGCGTGCGTTTCAGGTACTCGTCGATCGCCTTGCCGCCAGCGAGCAGACGCGGGTGGTTGATCAGCGTCAGCATCTGGGCGATGCCGTGGGTGAAGTCAGCGGCGTCCTCTTCGTTGGTTCCGAAGCGTCGATGAAACTCCAGATAGGCGTCGCCGACGGTGGCTGCCTGGCCCGTCGTGTTGATCCGATCGCCGCCGCGCAAGTCGAATTCCTTCTCTTCGCCGTAAGCCAACTTGAGCGAATCGAGAAATCGGTCCGCAGTCATCACGCGCAGGGGCATCCGGCCGAAGGCCGTGGTCAACGCAAGCCGTTCTTGCTCGTCGGTCCCGGGGCTCACCCAACTCGTCCGTTGGTACGCTTGTGAAGTGCAGACGCAACGAAACAAGTGCTTGATATCGTAGCCGGAAGCCGTAAATTCGGCCGCCAGCAGCTTCATCAAACCCGGATGCGACGGCGGATTCAACTCGCGAAAGTCGTCGATCGGATTCACGATCCCGCGCGCGAACAGATAGAACCAGAGCCGATTGGCAAAGGCTCGAGCAAAGTACGGGTTGTCCTGGGCGGTCAGCCAATCCACAAACGGCTGACGCAGGTCGCCGTCGTTTCCTGCTTTAAAAGCTTCGCCGTGGAGGAAGGCCGTCTGCACGACCGTGCCCGAATTCTTAAATGCGGTATTCGGAATGGTGATTTCGCCGGGGGTCTTGCTGGGGCCCTTGCCGATCTCGATCTTGTTGAAGTCGCCTTGCGATTGACCGAAAAACGCCGCCAGCCCCCAATGCTCTTGTTGCGACCAGTCGCGATACGGATCGTCGTGGCAGCGGGAACACTGCATCTGTACGCCCATGAACAAGGACGCGACGGCCTGGGCGGTTCCATCCGGGGTGGTCTTGCCGCCCTGGCCAACGAGTCCAAAGAAGATCACTTGCGGTTGTTTTTTGATCTCGCCTTGAACAGTTAGAACGTCGCGCGTGATTTTGTCCCACGACTCGCCCGCGGTGAATTTATCTCCCAGCCACCGGCCAAATTCGTCAGCTTGTTTATAAGGCTGAGCGCCGCCGTTCTGATCCGAGGGCAATTCGGGCGGAGAGACCCAATCTCGCCACGTTCGACCGAACTGCTGGCCAAACTCCGGTCTGGCCAGTAGCTGATCGATGAGCATTTCGCGCTTGTTCGGTTCGTTGCTTTCGAGAAACTCGATCGCTTGTTCGGCAGTCGGCGTCCGCCCCGTCAGGTCGAGATACAGCCGCCGCATGAATTCCACATCGTCGCTCCGCCCGGCCGGCGCCAACTTCGCCGCCGCCAGAAAGGCGTCGATATGCCGATCAATGGTGCGAGCCACTTCCTGCGGCTCGTGCTGCTGGTTAATAGAGAGCAGCGAATCCACATTCTTGTGAAGCGCGGATACGGTCGGCAACCCCGCGTCGATCCAGGCTTTGATCGTGGCTTTTTCTTCTGCCGTCAGTTTCTCGCGGTCGTCTCCTTCGGGCATCTCGTCCGAAGCGATCTTGGCCCACAGATCGCTCTTCGCTGCATTACCCGCGACAATCGCTGGCCCCGAGTCACCGCCGGCAAGCATCGCCGGGACCGTTCGCAAGTCGAGTCCGCCATGTTTGCGCAGACCTCCGTGACAGCCCATACAATTCTTGGTGAGAATCGGCAGCACGTCACGCTCGAGCAGCGGCTGGTCGGCGTGCAAAGGCGGCGAAAAACATGCGGCGAGCAATGCTGTTGCGAACAAGCTCCCGACGACGGTTGATCTTGGAATCACCACCTATTTCCTTTGTATTGGGATTTCCAGCATTGTATCGCAACGCATCGGCGAACGCTTATTTTTATCCAATGGTCGCCGGAATTGCTACGGATTCGGCAAGCAGTCGGTTATTTCATGGTTTGCAAGTATCGCAGTAAATCGGCCATTTGTTGTGGATTGATATTCTGTTCCAGTCCTTCCGGCATCAGCGATAATCCGCTCGATTTAAACGACTCAAGCGTCTGGCGAGCGATTACGTCTTCGGCTCCTTCAGCGCGGCGTAGCGTAAGGCTCGATTCGGATTCGGCGGCGATGATGCCGCTGAGGATGCGTCCCTCGTCGGTCATGGCCTGGTAGTTCAGATACTGCGGTTTGACTTCGCGGTTGGGGTCGAGGATCTGCAATAGCAGTTGCTCCGGCGAGCGATTCTGCACCGTCGCGAGGTCTGGACCAACTTGTTTGCCGTCGTTGGATCTTGCGTGACAGGCGGCGCAGCGAGCTTGGAAAACGGCAGCGCCTCGTCCGGCGTCGCCTGGCTGCTCCAACGATGCTCGGTACGCTTCCACGACTTTGGATCGCGTCGGACGGCTGATCTGTCCAAACACCTCCGCCGCCAGCGCGCGAATCTCGGCGTCGCGATGGTTGAGGAAAGCTTCCTGTCGTGCGGGGTCGAGATCGCCCGCCGGAATTCCGCCGTCGCGGACGGCTTTTAAAAGAGCTGCGGCGCGGACTGGGCGGCTTAATAGCGCTTCGGCGGCTTCACTCCGGACGGCGGGGCTCAAGCCTCGCCAACCGTCGATCAGGCGTGACGCAACCTCGGCGTTGTCAAAAGCCGAGAGAGATTGGACCGCCGCGACTTGAATCGTCGCCGGTTCGTGTGCGGTCAACAGCGACGCTAGCGCTTCGCTGACCTTTGTCCAATCCGAGTATCGCAAAAGTTGGACCGCTTCGAGACGATCGCCGCCGGCGATTCGATCGTCAGAGGCATCTGCGCGGGCACGATCCAGGATCGCCGCAATGTGGTTGCGGACCTCATGCGGCTGCCGAGCGATGACGGTGCGCAGCGCTGCGCCGCCGCGTGCGAGTCCTGCGGCCATGCTCAGGAGGATCGATCGCGTAGAGTCAGCGGGAATCTGATTCGACGTCGCGAAAGCGATCGTCCCGTCGATTTCCGCCTTATCGCCGCGCGATGCGATGGCGCCGATCAGTTGTCCGAGCAACGCATCGTTTTCGGTTCGTGCAAAAACGTTCTGCTTCGCCAGCGCCGCCAACAACTTATCTGCTTCGGCCGGAACGCTGCTCAACACGGCCGCCTGGAAATAGGGGTCCTTCGCATCTCTGGCGGCGATCGTAGCAAGGGCATCGATCGCAGCATTGCGATCAGCGCACTCGCCCAGCGTAAAAGCAACCTGGTATCGCACTCGCGGGGCTTCGTCCTGGGCCATTTCCAGGATCTTCGGGCATACGGTCGGAAGCGAATTCATCCGGCGTTCGGCGATGCGCACTGCATGTTCGCGAACCGCCGGATGTCGATCGCCTAGAGCAGTGAGCAGCGTCGTTTCGTCATTGCCGCCCAAAGCCTCGTTGGTCCACAAGGCGTGCAGACGTGCTTGGGGCATCTCCGAATGGGCGAGGAGCGTACGCAATGCGCTGACCGCCGACCTATCCTGTCGCTCGACGAGCAATCGCTGCGCCGTCTCGCGCGTCCAGGCGTTCGTGTCGCTCAGCGCCGCCACGAGTTGGGCCGTCGAGGCGTCGCTTAACAAGGGCGTCTCGGAATCTCGCTCCGTATCGAACACAATGCGATAGATCCTGCCTCGGTCTCGTCCGCTGGCGACATCCATCAACTTCAAAATGTCGTCCGGAATCGCGCTGGGGTCTTCGATTAACTCACGATACATGTCGCAGATGTAGAGGCAACCGTCGGGGCCGTTCGCCACGTTGACCGGGCGAAACCAGTTATCTGTTGACGCCAGGAACTCGCGTTCCGAACTTGTCGGAAAGGCATCGAAGGTGACTCCGCTCGGCTGAACGCGTAGTCGAATTACGACGTTGCCCGCGGGCTCGGCCGTAAAACTGTTTCCGTCATATTCGCGAGGAAACTTCGAACCTCGATAGATGGCGACTCCCGCCGCGCCGGTGACAAATCCTCGTTCGGC is part of the Lignipirellula cremea genome and encodes:
- a CDS encoding 3-keto-disaccharide hydrolase, producing the protein MYRRAIFCVTLAILMVPADFSSAQVNDTALSEAENVPPKGFRALFNGRDLKGWKSRGDASEHYSVQDGVLAYDGQGSSLMTVDEFDNFILFVDWKAGDKGNSGVFLRGGATQVELNNADGPPRTIWNGTTGGLYPDKPPLKRAARPAGEWNRLEIRVENGVISVFTNQEKTIDRFAKEWGKRTQGPIGFQHHGTPFWIKKVFIQPLTTP
- a CDS encoding HEAT repeat domain-containing protein; translation: MAVTEQLKSLVEEMPDPNGAGMYTDNIDQEKIEKAVEVIAKGGRQNLLGLIEMLGEPGAQENAKPHYALHCVVNHTLITRDEPLRKEFCEAMASQLQNMNLHPYNRSYLCQELQWAGREESCSALGEVLLDPDISDDAATALAAIGGERAAAQIRDAVGQAEGKSRLNLIDALAALTEPASADTFQEALQDKDREVRIAASLGLASLGQPDSAEPLLKAADAAQGWERTQLTKSCLVLAEKLAAGGKPNDAKRVYEHLQKARLGDNEQHIRDAAERGLAAIG
- a CDS encoding Gfo/Idh/MocA family oxidoreductase, translated to MMVNQRKHPQSVSRRTFVAGAAAGLTAPMIVSPHVLGGPNKTPPSDEFGGALIGCGGRGKGTFGCLGPGVRLLAECDVKFQDRADNKTIYSDFRRLLERDDIDVVAIATHPGWHALISIAAMEAGKDVVCEKPMCRFISEGRAVAEAEKRYGRVFQIEKKGGYNPSKTRKIFESGLLKQCDSVYIQRGGFKVKGWSGKVAYKIDNIPANLDWDMYCGPAPLRPFNKHRNGGSHRGYWDYEGGGLGDMAHHHLHAMAYEYGRDLTSPVEIIPYAPPAHPEACGLWGWCELKYADGFTLVLESGEWGKPYDRLQQQHTSEGDLLKMLSEADRKKLDELPEPERLPFFPEAIRTRRQTASHAERSHRVATIYHLANAAFRCGRPLKFDPDTEQIVGDEEANRLVNQPMRAPWRL
- a CDS encoding leucine-rich repeat domain-containing protein, coding for MQRIEELGGAVRYIAANSNALEVDFQFARDGLSDDHLRYVGALENVETLRLQGASITDAGLIHVGKLAALRRLYLNQTSISDAGMAQIVTLLELEFLNLYGTAVSDEGIRRLDRLPKLTSLIVGDTQVTSGGIAAIQRAAPQLKIVPDPAEDHRRAKIVLAVAQRLLARSEEDLTARQRDVEELAPRAGEFKQQEEAAKKQFEDARKSAEESRRKQDDAQRVADEVKKQLGELNRRSGDAQRAAEEADKRAKEKPDDNNLQRQAEPKLREAAAAKKLFEQAEKQYEDAQRSYDAAKQRFEEAQTKADDAQVQYEEARELSERARNAKKNLEDAQKVLDGARLRVANAERLSTDAP
- a CDS encoding DUF1501 domain-containing protein, with translation MRYLRETLPRRDWLKLSAAGLLSGASVPWFESLARAAIKRPRGKACILLWMDGGPSQQHTFDPKPKGEFKSMSTSVPGIHIVEQLPQLAQSMEDLAIVRSMSTEINGHYDAKYFLHTGYKRTTAFEHPSIGSIASSQIGLPDDDMPAFVTVDAGFDRADGGRLYRSVPAYLGPTHAPLAVLDPSEGLENLTPSGDDIDARLELLAGGEQRFAERYALPAVGAKQSAFNRAVRLMHSKRSRAFRLDEEPEKLREAYGQHKFGQSCLLARRLVEAGVSFVEVIHRGWDDHSGAAKPIAARAPWMDAGMATLIRDLKQRGMLDDTLVVWMGEFGRSPGNGAGHFCRAWSSVFAGGGLNTGQVIGKTSEDGKNPGNDIVDRPVSAPDFMATLCLALGMDIHQEFLAPGLRPIPLVEKTAKPILELLG
- a CDS encoding DUF1549 domain-containing protein — its product is MIPRSTVVGSLFATALLAACFSPPLHADQPLLERDVLPILTKNCMGCHGGLRKHGGLDLRTVPAMLAGGDSGPAIVAGNAAKSDLWAKIASDEMPEGDDREKLTAEEKATIKAWIDAGLPTVSALHKNVDSLLSINQQHEPQEVARTIDRHIDAFLAAAKLAPAGRSDDVEFMRRLYLDLTGRTPTAEQAIEFLESNEPNKREMLIDQLLARPEFGQQFGRTWRDWVSPPELPSDQNGGAQPYKQADEFGRWLGDKFTAGESWDKITRDVLTVQGEIKKQPQVIFFGLVGQGGKTTPDGTAQAVASLFMGVQMQCSRCHDDPYRDWSQQEHWGLAAFFGQSQGDFNKIEIGKGPSKTPGEITIPNTAFKNSGTVVQTAFLHGEAFKAGNDGDLRQPFVDWLTAQDNPYFARAFANRLWFYLFARGIVNPIDDFRELNPPSHPGLMKLLAAEFTASGYDIKHLFRCVCTSQAYQRTSWVSPGTDEQERLALTTAFGRMPLRVMTADRFLDSLKLAYGEEKEFDLRGGDRINTTGQAATVGDAYLEFHRRFGTNEEDAADFTHGIAQMLTLINHPRLLAGGKAIDEYLKRTPDAAPEQVVERLYLSTLSRRPNDDELADAMKYLRKIDDKTKAYNGVLWMLVNRSEFILVR
- a CDS encoding PVC-type heme-binding CxxCH protein gives rise to the protein MILQCIVVLLLATSIASSGLAEDKSLKELLPRLKPLEPQDALKSFRIERGFRMELVAAEPDVVDPIALAFDEHRRMYVCEDRDYPFPAEEGQPPLGRVRLLEDEDRDGHYERSTVFAENVHWPSGAACWKGGVFIAAPPQILYLKDTNGDRKADVRQVVFEGFGTAAAEDIMNNLKWGLDNRIYGAASYNGGEVRREGDDRSKPISVRGASFRFDPVAFQLDQLPGTGDFGNCFDDWGNRFVSNAGQLLMHPVYGEPYLGRNPHLTVRDVLHRSASAKRDMFSISPPEPWRVVRKRFWERWVDTTRDMRASRFSDAELAERGFVTGAAGVAIYRGSKFPREYDGNSFTAEPAGNVVIRLRVQPSGVTFDAFPTSSEREFLASTDNWFRPVNVANGPDGCLYICDMYRELIEDPSAIPDDILKLMDVASGRDRGRIYRIVFDTERDSETPLLSDASTAQLVAALSDTNAWTRETAQRLLVERQDRSAVSALRTLLAHSEMPQARLHALWTNEALGGNDETTLLTALGDRHPAVREHAVRIAERRMNSLPTVCPKILEMAQDEAPRVRYQVAFTLGECADRNAAIDALATIAARDAKDPYFQAAVLSSVPAEADKLLAALAKQNVFARTENDALLGQLIGAIASRGDKAEIDGTIAFATSNQIPADSTRSILLSMAAGLARGGAALRTVIARQPHEVRNHIAAILDRARADASDDRIAGGDRLEAVQLLRYSDWTKVSEALASLLTAHEPATIQVAAVQSLSAFDNAEVASRLIDGWRGLSPAVRSEAAEALLSRPVRAAALLKAVRDGGIPAGDLDPARQEAFLNHRDAEIRALAAEVFGQISRPTRSKVVEAYRASLEQPGDAGRGAAVFQARCAACHARSNDGKQVGPDLATVQNRSPEQLLLQILDPNREVKPQYLNYQAMTDEGRILSGIIAAESESSLTLRRAEGAEDVIARQTLESFKSSGLSLMPEGLEQNINPQQMADLLRYLQTMK